A window of the Paenibacillus woosongensis genome harbors these coding sequences:
- the pth gene encoding aminoacyl-tRNA hydrolase, whose product MKWIVGLGNPGAQYEKTRHNIGFMALDELAKRHGIDIRQSKCKALVGDGIIGGKKVALIKPMTYMNLSGEAVRAFMDYYKVSLEDMIVVYDDLDTEIGRNRLRYQGSAGGHNGIKSIIQHTGTQTFNRIRMGISRPEPGYAIVDYVLSSFAKKEKPLLEQSIEEACDALEFSLDHTFEQTMAKFNR is encoded by the coding sequence ATGAAATGGATCGTAGGCCTCGGTAATCCGGGAGCCCAATATGAGAAAACAAGACATAACATCGGATTCATGGCGCTGGACGAGCTGGCTAAGAGGCATGGCATCGATATCCGTCAGAGTAAATGCAAAGCCCTGGTAGGCGACGGCATCATCGGCGGAAAAAAAGTAGCGCTCATCAAACCGATGACTTATATGAATTTGTCCGGGGAAGCAGTTCGGGCCTTCATGGACTACTACAAAGTCAGCCTGGAGGACATGATCGTCGTTTATGACGACCTGGATACCGAAATAGGCAGAAACCGTCTTCGCTACCAAGGAAGTGCCGGCGGCCACAATGGGATCAAGTCAATTATCCAGCATACAGGGACCCAAACGTTCAACCGGATCCGCATGGGGATATCCAGGCCTGAGCCCGGATATGCGATTGTCGATTATGTCCTGTCTTCTTTTGCAAAAAAAGAGAAGCCCTTGCTGGAGCAATCGATCGAGGAGGCATGCGATGCACTGGAATTCAGCCTGGACCATACCTTTGAGCAAACGATGGCTAAATTCAATCGCTGA
- a CDS encoding anti-sigma-F factor Fin family protein produces the protein MAINYVCRHCRAQIGRIESAGVSEVQLGFHFLTPDERRDIIAYDSSGDTTVRVTCDYCAEALTNHPELTLLNSPLQ, from the coding sequence ATGGCAATAAACTATGTATGCAGACATTGCCGCGCCCAAATTGGCCGGATTGAATCGGCTGGCGTATCCGAAGTGCAGCTCGGCTTCCATTTCTTGACCCCCGATGAGCGGAGAGATATAATAGCGTATGATTCGAGCGGCGATACGACGGTTCGCGTAACGTGCGATTATTGCGCCGAGGCGCTAACGAATCATCCGGAGCTGACCTTGCTTAACAGCCCGCTGCAATGA
- the mfd gene encoding transcription-repair coupling factor — MLQALIQAFSKDPDFAAAVAGVNSGMKEQLISGLSGSSKQIMLAAMYRETGRPLLVVTHNMFAAQKIAEDLQEALSAEEVLLYPANELVAAESAVSSPETLAQRIEVLLKCSQGFRGVVVVPYSGIRRFIPSPETMAAAHLDITLGGTLQLDHFLSKMVELGYERVERVESRGEMSIRGGIIDFYPLTAELAYRIELFDDEIDSIRTFDPADQRSIDQVKHVSIPPCKELIASKERLTKAAQIVSERLEQQLEKMTDRQAKQKLKEEISREIELLREQVYFPENYKYISLIYPENKTLYDFMAEDALLILDEPARLLETAKQLERDEAEWHMHLFQNGKSLPDLPLAMEGDQVLYRRPFQTLFLSLFLRQVPHVQPQNIINFVSRAMQDFHGQMNVLKAEMDRWKKSGANVIMLAGGEERIERMRRVLLDYGIEEPTLLQGNLQSGFELPSVHLVVITEGEMFSKKQRKARKITKSMDNAERIKSYTELKVGDYVVHQNHGIGKYLGIGTLEVGGIHKDYMHIMYAGGDKLSVPIEQIDLIQKYVGSEDKEPKVYKLGGNEWTRVKNKVRSSVQDIADDLIKLYAERQASPGYGFEKDTPEQQEFEAMFPYEETRDQIRAIEEIKKDMELSRPMDRLLCGDVGYGKTEVAIRAAFKAAIEGKQVAVLVPTTILAQQHYETFRERFSGYPINIQTLSRFRSRKEQNETIKGVRQGTVDIVIGTHRLLSQDVVFKDLGLLIVDEEQRFGVTHKEKLKKLKTNVDVLTLTATPIPRTLHMSMLGVRDLSVIESPPENRFPVQTYVVEHSQALVREAIERELARGGQIYYLYNRVQGIQEMAAQISMLVPEARVGVGHGQMSEQELEKTILDFLDGEYDVLVSTSIIETGVDIPNVNTLIVHDADKMGLSQLYQLRGRVGRSNRIAYAYFTYQRDKSLTEVAEKRLQSIKEFTELGSGFKIAMRDLSIRGAGNLLGAEQHGFIASVGFDLYSQMLAEEIQKRKVEMLGEKSPEDTAWNTTIDLGIDAYLPSDYIYDSIQKIEIYKKTASAAAFEDVAELEDELLDRFGELPEAVENLLSVARVKLYGKLYGIESITRRGDETVIKFLDGREKDILPAKLAEVGNLFGRRVQFNQGSAMLIRIKTKELDDKALMGLLEQFLEALKVSFKLKGELQDVSK, encoded by the coding sequence TTGCTACAAGCACTTATACAAGCTTTTTCGAAAGATCCGGATTTTGCGGCTGCCGTAGCAGGCGTAAATTCGGGAATGAAAGAACAATTGATCTCCGGTTTATCCGGATCGTCTAAACAAATCATGCTGGCCGCGATGTACAGGGAAACCGGCCGTCCCCTTCTCGTCGTGACCCACAATATGTTCGCAGCTCAGAAAATTGCAGAGGATTTGCAGGAAGCGCTATCGGCCGAAGAGGTGCTGCTGTATCCGGCGAACGAGCTTGTCGCGGCGGAATCGGCGGTATCAAGTCCCGAGACGCTGGCGCAGCGCATCGAGGTACTGCTCAAATGCTCCCAAGGATTCCGGGGCGTTGTCGTGGTGCCTTATTCCGGCATTCGCAGATTTATTCCGTCACCGGAGACGATGGCTGCCGCGCATCTGGACATTACACTTGGCGGTACACTGCAGCTGGATCATTTTTTAAGCAAAATGGTCGAGCTTGGCTATGAGAGAGTTGAACGGGTAGAATCACGTGGCGAGATGAGCATCCGCGGGGGAATCATCGATTTCTATCCGCTGACTGCGGAGCTCGCTTACCGGATAGAACTGTTCGACGATGAGATCGACTCGATCCGTACGTTTGATCCGGCGGATCAGCGTTCTATCGATCAGGTGAAGCATGTATCGATCCCTCCATGCAAGGAGCTTATCGCCTCCAAGGAGCGATTGACCAAGGCAGCACAAATTGTATCGGAGCGGCTGGAGCAGCAGCTGGAGAAAATGACCGATCGTCAGGCCAAGCAAAAACTGAAAGAGGAAATTTCCAGGGAAATTGAACTGCTGCGTGAGCAGGTGTATTTTCCGGAAAACTATAAATACATTTCGCTGATCTATCCTGAGAATAAAACGCTGTATGATTTTATGGCGGAAGACGCTTTGCTGATCCTGGACGAACCAGCCAGGCTGCTGGAGACGGCTAAACAGCTGGAGCGGGATGAAGCGGAATGGCATATGCATCTGTTCCAAAATGGCAAAAGCTTGCCTGATCTGCCGCTTGCGATGGAGGGGGATCAGGTTCTTTACCGTCGGCCGTTTCAGACGTTGTTCCTATCGCTCTTCCTCAGGCAGGTGCCTCATGTACAGCCGCAAAACATTATCAATTTCGTCAGCCGGGCGATGCAGGATTTCCATGGCCAAATGAACGTACTCAAGGCGGAGATGGACCGCTGGAAGAAAAGCGGAGCCAACGTGATTATGCTAGCTGGCGGCGAGGAGCGTATCGAACGGATGCGGCGGGTGCTGCTTGACTATGGCATTGAAGAGCCAACCTTGCTGCAAGGGAATCTGCAGTCGGGGTTCGAGCTGCCTTCGGTGCATCTGGTCGTGATTACGGAAGGAGAAATGTTCTCCAAGAAGCAGCGCAAAGCCCGTAAAATTACGAAGAGCATGGATAATGCCGAACGCATAAAGAGCTATACGGAGCTTAAAGTTGGCGATTATGTAGTTCACCAGAATCACGGGATCGGGAAATATCTTGGCATCGGTACGTTGGAAGTCGGCGGCATTCACAAAGACTACATGCATATTATGTATGCGGGCGGAGATAAGCTGTCCGTACCGATCGAGCAGATTGATTTAATTCAGAAATATGTAGGCTCCGAAGATAAGGAACCCAAAGTATACAAGCTGGGCGGAAACGAATGGACGAGGGTCAAGAACAAGGTCCGTTCCTCCGTACAGGATATCGCTGACGACCTCATCAAGCTGTATGCTGAACGTCAGGCATCGCCTGGCTACGGATTTGAGAAAGACACGCCCGAGCAGCAGGAATTCGAAGCGATGTTCCCCTATGAGGAGACAAGGGATCAGATCAGGGCGATCGAGGAAATCAAGAAGGACATGGAGCTGTCCCGCCCTATGGACCGCCTGTTATGCGGCGATGTTGGCTACGGCAAGACAGAGGTCGCAATCCGGGCTGCTTTCAAGGCCGCGATTGAAGGGAAGCAGGTCGCTGTTCTAGTGCCGACGACGATCCTGGCACAGCAGCACTACGAGACATTTCGCGAGAGATTTTCGGGTTATCCGATCAACATACAGACCTTAAGCCGCTTCCGCAGCCGGAAAGAGCAGAACGAGACGATCAAGGGTGTCCGTCAAGGGACGGTCGACATCGTTATCGGGACGCATCGCCTATTGTCCCAGGACGTAGTATTCAAGGATTTGGGACTGCTGATCGTCGATGAGGAGCAGCGTTTTGGCGTAACCCATAAGGAGAAGCTCAAGAAGCTGAAGACGAACGTTGATGTATTAACGCTGACCGCTACGCCGATACCTAGAACGCTTCACATGTCTATGCTGGGCGTGCGGGATCTGTCGGTCATCGAATCACCACCGGAGAACCGGTTCCCTGTACAGACCTACGTCGTGGAGCATAGTCAGGCTCTGGTCCGCGAGGCGATTGAACGGGAACTGGCGCGGGGCGGGCAGATCTATTACCTGTATAACCGTGTCCAAGGCATTCAGGAGATGGCCGCACAAATCTCGATGCTGGTTCCTGAAGCCAGAGTGGGGGTTGGGCATGGCCAGATGTCTGAGCAAGAGCTGGAGAAGACCATCCTGGATTTTCTAGACGGCGAGTATGACGTACTGGTCAGTACGAGCATCATCGAGACCGGGGTAGATATCCCAAATGTAAATACGCTTATCGTTCATGATGCGGATAAAATGGGCCTATCCCAGCTATACCAATTGCGCGGACGCGTCGGCCGTTCAAATCGGATCGCTTACGCTTATTTTACCTATCAGCGGGATAAATCCTTGACGGAAGTGGCAGAGAAGCGTCTTCAGTCCATCAAGGAATTTACGGAGCTTGGTTCCGGATTCAAAATTGCGATGAGAGACTTGTCCATACGCGGGGCAGGAAATTTGCTTGGCGCCGAGCAGCACGGATTTATCGCGTCGGTAGGCTTTGACCTGTACTCTCAAATGCTGGCTGAAGAAATCCAGAAGCGGAAGGTAGAGATGTTAGGCGAAAAGTCGCCTGAGGATACGGCCTGGAATACGACCATCGACCTCGGAATTGATGCGTATTTACCTTCTGACTATATTTATGATAGTATTCAAAAGATCGAGATTTACAAAAAAACAGCTTCGGCCGCCGCTTTCGAAGACGTTGCCGAGCTGGAGGACGAGCTTCTCGACCGGTTTGGAGAATTGCCGGAGGCTGTGGAAAACTTGCTTTCCGTGGCCCGGGTGAAGCTCTACGGCAAGCTTTATGGAATCGAATCCATTACACGGCGCGGAGACGAGACTGTCATCAAGTTCCTCGATGGGCGGGAGAAGGATATTCTTCCAGCCAAGCTTGCGGAAGTTGGCAATCTGTTCGGAAGGCGTGTACAATTTAATCAGGGTTCGGCGATGCTGATCCGAATCAAAACCAAGGAATTGGACGATAAAGCATTGATGGGTTTGTTGGAGCAATTCCTTGAGGCCCTGAAGGTTTCGTTCAAATTGAAAGGGGAACTACAAGATGTCTCGAAGTAA
- a CDS encoding peptidylprolyl isomerase, translating to MSRSKARSWKTLFIALVAVLTISMLAACGKKDDNKGKEAANNGSSGKVVATYEGGEITENEFDLELRIMKTLQPQMAQLLELDDFREVLVKQAITYEYLSGKADDKAKKEGKKTAEDQLKAIKTQMGDDAFKQMLDAQTITEDELKNYMVRIFTVVASQTAGITEEDIKAEFEATKEDYTKATVRHILIGLTDAEGKERSKEDALKLANEVKAKLDKGEDFAALAKEYSDDPGSKDNGGLYEDALVTQWVPQFQEKARTLKINEISEPVETDYGYHIMRVESRTEKKYEDLTAEEKDMIKNLVGSNKLDEFMDKDLDKIIKKIDLPKVENNTETDNNAATPPASEGNAGTDSQGTSKESGNSGNAGANNSEKTDGNAGNTK from the coding sequence ATGTCTCGAAGTAAAGCACGTTCCTGGAAGACGCTTTTTATTGCGCTGGTTGCGGTATTAACGATTTCCATGTTAGCGGCATGCGGCAAGAAAGATGACAATAAAGGCAAAGAAGCAGCAAATAACGGCAGCTCGGGCAAAGTGGTGGCCACCTATGAAGGCGGGGAGATCACTGAGAACGAATTTGATCTTGAGCTGCGCATCATGAAAACACTTCAGCCTCAAATGGCACAACTGCTGGAGTTGGACGACTTCCGGGAAGTTCTGGTGAAGCAGGCCATCACTTATGAATACTTGTCTGGAAAAGCCGATGATAAGGCGAAGAAGGAAGGCAAGAAAACAGCAGAGGATCAGCTTAAGGCGATCAAAACGCAAATGGGCGATGATGCATTTAAACAAATGCTGGATGCTCAAACCATCACCGAAGATGAATTGAAGAACTATATGGTCCGTATTTTCACAGTAGTTGCCAGCCAAACGGCCGGTATTACGGAGGAAGACATTAAGGCGGAATTCGAAGCGACGAAAGAGGATTATACGAAAGCAACGGTTCGGCATATTCTGATCGGCCTGACGGACGCGGAGGGCAAGGAGCGCAGCAAGGAAGACGCTCTGAAGCTGGCGAACGAAGTCAAGGCCAAGCTGGATAAAGGGGAAGATTTCGCGGCCTTGGCCAAGGAATATTCCGATGACCCTGGCTCGAAGGACAATGGCGGCTTGTATGAAGATGCGCTAGTGACACAATGGGTGCCGCAGTTCCAAGAGAAAGCGCGGACGTTGAAGATCAACGAAATCAGCGAGCCTGTAGAGACGGATTATGGTTACCATATCATGCGGGTGGAATCGCGTACCGAGAAGAAGTATGAGGACTTGACCGCAGAGGAGAAAGACATGATTAAGAACCTGGTCGGCTCCAACAAGCTGGACGAGTTCATGGACAAGGATTTGGATAAGATCATCAAGAAGATCGACCTGCCTAAGGTGGAAAACAACACAGAAACTGACAACAATGCTGCAACGCCACCGGCGAGCGAAGGCAACGCAGGGACAGATTCGCAAGGAACAAGCAAGGAATCTGGCAACAGCGGAAATGCTGGAGCGAACAATAGCGAGAAAACCGACGGAAATGCAGGCAATACGAAGTAA